The Blastopirellula marina genome contains the following window.
ACCTGAGAAGGTACTGACAGAATATTTACACAGATGAAGATGCAAAGCAGCACGGTAATCCCCAACAGCACCACGAGAATAGAAACCCCAATCGGTCGCTTCACAGGCCCACTGTTCGACTGCTTAACGTAGGCCGTGGTATCAAGATTTGGAGAGTCGTACGGATTATCGGTCACAGGCTGGCACCAAGTAAGGAACATCGAAAACAGAATTCACCATTGAATAGCGCCGCAGGCAGCGTTCTCGGAATTCACAGTTTATCGATCGCCATTACCGAACGCCACTCAATTGACGTCAACCTTGACGGCCCGCAGGTAAGGAAGACAAAAGAGTCCGAGTAGCAGCGTCTGCCCGGCAAGAATGATCCAGTCAATTTGCCAACGCTTGGCCACCAAACGATGCGTTCCTGAGTGAATAATATGGTTCGATGGAATGGGCTCTTCCGAGAAGATCGCACCGAGCCACTGGTAACTTGGAATCGATCCGTAGTGGCTCCGGTCGCGCGCAGAAATCAGCGGATTAAAAGGTTCCGCCGGCTGCCACGCGCCCACCTCGGCCAGTGGTGGAAAGAGAAACATCACGGCTAATACAGCAACAAAGAATTTCGCCGTCTGCTTCTTAACCGTTTCCGGATCTTTGTGCGTGCGGTGACGAAATCCAAAGAAGCACCACACAACGATCCAAAACATCGTCAGCATGGCAATCAGCATAAGAGCAAACAGAAACAGAATGCCCGCGCCAACGGGCGCGATCATCGCGAGACTGGCCATGAAATCGGCTCGTGGAAGATCGGTGGAAGCGGAATCAATCTTATCTCAATTACCGCGATCGTAGCCGTCAGGCAACCGACTGTTCGCAGAAGACGCGAAGTCGATGGTGTGATCAACCAGCCAGCAGACTTCGCAGGCTGTCGATTACCGCACGCGGATCACGGGCCTGGTTCACGCAGCCAGAAACGGCCACGCGGTGAATCCCGGCGGCGGTGACTTGGGCCGCGTTGTCGGCAGTGATACCGCCGATCGCGAACGCCGGCAAGGTGATCTCTGCGGCGACTTCCCGTAAGAAGTCGAGGCCTGGGAAATGATCGAACGACTTGGTCCCGCTGGGGAACGTTGGGCCGACACCGATGTAGTCGGCTCCATCGCGGATCGCTTGCCGGGCTTGGTTGATGTCGTGCGTCGAGACGCCGACCAATTTGCCGGGTCCCAGCACCATACGGGCCTGAGCGACGGTAAGTTCCTCTTGACCGACGTGAACCCCATCGGCGGAAACAATGCGGGCGATGTCGGGACGATCGTTGACAATAAACTTCGTACCGGTGCCAACCGTTTGTTGACGAAGACATTGCGCTCGGGCGACCAAGGTGCGGTCGTCCAAGTTTTTGTCGCGCAGTTGAATGACGTCCGCTTTCGCATGGAGAAGTTTGGTGACCAGTGATTCAAAAACCGGCTGACTGGCCTGGCCATCGATTAAGACGTAAATCGCAACATCCGCAAACGTGTTGCTAGCGGCGATCGTCGTCATGACCATCTTTTCAAGCGAATACGACTGGTAACGCGCCTGTTCGAACGCCGTGGCAGCCGCAGAATCGATCAACTTGGCGTGTTCCTCCAAGCTTCGCAGCGCTTGCTGCAGGCGTTTAAAATTGGCGGTAAGCAAGTCGTG
Protein-coding sequences here:
- a CDS encoding thiamine phosphate synthase — translated: MTDPHNPDQHGFPPAMDISLWRTLDAASNRASEGLRVIEDFVRYGQNDKYLTTELKSLRHQLDSTLKKLDRLTSIQSRDTFGDVGTTLQGKLEQARSNWHDLLTANFKRLQQALRSLEEHAKLIDSAAATAFEQARYQSYSLEKMVMTTIAASNTFADVAIYVLIDGQASQPVFESLVTKLLHAKADVIQLRDKNLDDRTLVARAQCLRQQTVGTGTKFIVNDRPDIARIVSADGVHVGQEELTVAQARMVLGPGKLVGVSTHDINQARQAIRDGADYIGVGPTFPSGTKSFDHFPGLDFLREVAAEITLPAFAIGGITADNAAQVTAAGIHRVAVSGCVNQARDPRAVIDSLRSLLAG